The sequence TTTCCGATGTATGCCTGTGTGAATACACGGACCACGGCCATTGCGGCATAGTCGCCGAGAACCGAGACGGAAAACCGGACGTGGCGAATGACCCCACGCTGGAATTGCTCGTGCGCGAGGCCTTGGCGCATGCGCGGGCAGGCGTGGACATGGTCGCGCCGTCGGACATGATGGACGGGCGCGTCGCCGTGATCCGCGCGGCGCTCGATGACCACGGGTTCGACGCCATTCCGATCATGGCGTACAGCGCGAAGTTTGCCTCCGTGTTCTACGGGCCTTTCCGCGACGCGGCGGAATCGCCGCCGCAGTTCGGCGACCGGCGCTCGTACCAGATGGACCCGCCCAATCTCCAGGAGGCCATGCGCGAGATCGAGGAGGACATCGACGAAGGCGCCGATATCGTCATGGTCAAACCCGCGTTGGCGTATCTCGACGTCATCCGGCGCGCGGCGGACTTGTTCCCGCTGCCGATAGCCGCCTACAGCGTGTCGGGCGAATACGCGATGGTCGAGGCCGCGGCGGCCAACGGCTGGCTCGAACGCGAACGCGCCATACTCGAAGTCCTGACGTCGATCAGGCGCGCGGGCGCGAAGCTGATCCTCACGTACTGGGCGAAAGAGGCAGCCGCCTGGCTGCGATAGGAATGGGCAACGACCGGCGTGTCAGAGGTCCATGCGCATTGGACCATTGTTCCCGGTCTAGAACGAGCAGAGGTGATTTATGCGGCGTAATGTATCGAACCAACTTTGGCGGGAAGCCAACCGAGTGTTGGTCGGAGGCGTCAACAGCCCGGTGCGGGCGTTCAAAGGGGTCGGCGGCGACCCATTCTTCGTGAAGTCCGGGAAGGGTGCGGTTATCACGGACGCGGATGGCAACGAGCTGGTGGATTATGTGCTTTCCTGGGGGCCGCTGGTACTGGGGCATGCGCATCCCGAAGTTGTTGAGGCTGTCACGAAAGCGCTGGAACACGGGTCGAGTTTTGGTATCCCAACGGAAGCGGAGACCCGGCTCGCGGAGAAAGTCATCGAGCATGTCCCTTCAATCGAGAGACTGCGCCTGGTCAACAGCGGCACGGAGGCCACGATGAGCGCGCTGCGCCTCGCGCGCGGCCATACGGGGCGCGACCTCGTCGTAAAGATGGAAGGATGTTATCACGGCCACGTGGACAGCCTGCTCGTGAAGGCGGGTAGCGGCCTGACCACGCTGGGCACGCCCACAAGCCCGGGCATTCCCGCCGCGCACGCGGCAAGCACGCTCACGATTCCTTACAACGACCTCGACGCGGCGCGCGCGGTGTTCTCGGAACATGGCGCGAATATCGCCTGCCTGATCGTCGAGCCGGTCGCGGGCAACATGGGCGTCGTTTTGCCGGAGCCGGGCTATCTCGAAGGCTTGCGCGCGATCACGGCGGAGCACGGCGCCCTGCTGATCTTCGACGAAGTGATGACGGGTTTCCGGGTTGCTCTCGGAGGCGCGCAGGAACGCTACGACATCACGCCGGATCTTACCACCCTCGGCAAGGTCATCGGCGGCGGGTTGCCCGTCGGCGCGTATGGCGGCCCGGCCGGGATCATGGACCGGCTCTCTCCCGTTGGGCCGGTGTATCAGGCCGGCACGCTGTCCGGCAACCCGCTGGCCACGGCGGCGGGGCTTGCCACGCTGTCGGTGCTCGAACGGCCGGGCGTCGTCGAGAGCATCGAGCGCAAGCTGGCGATGCTGTGCGATGGGCTGGGCGAAATCGCGGAGGAGGCGGGCGTGCCGGTATGCCAGACGCGCGCAGGCTCGATGGCCTGCATGTTTTTCCACGACGGCCCGGTGCGCAATTACGCCGAGGCGACCGCGTCCGACACGCAGCGCTACGCGAGGTTTTTCTGGGGCATGCTCGAACGGGGCGTCTATTTCGCGCCGTCGCAGTTCGAGGCGGCATTCATGAGCAGCGCCCACGACGACGCCGTGCTCGACCGCACACTCGAGGCGGCGCGGCAGGTGTTCGCCGCGCTATAAGAAACGCCGGGATTTCCGGGAATCGATCCCCGGAACAGAAACGGAGGGGCAGGCCATGCGCGTGTGTGCTGACGTTGTGATCAGGGCGGTCGCCGCGGCGGTGCTGACGGGAGGTTCTGTCATGGGCCAGGAAAGCGGCCAGGCGTACGAGGAAGCAGTCGGGCGCGCGCTGCAAAACGCGGACGCCGTCGTGGCGAAGGGCCCCTTCGCACCGACGTGGGACTCGCTGGAAGCGTATGAGCCGCCCGCATGGTACGTAGATGGCAAATTCGGCATTTTTATTCACTGGGGCGTCTACTCCGTTCCGGGATTCGGCAACGAGTGGTATCCCCGCGAGATGTATCGAGAGGGCTCCGCGGCGTTCAAGCATCACGTCGCCACGTACGGACCGCAGGCCCAGTTTGGCTACAAGGACTTCATTCCCTTGTTCACGGCGGAGAAATTCGATGCAGGCGCCTGGGCGGACCTGTTCCGCTGCGCGGGCGCGAAATTCGTGGTGCCCGTCGCGGAACACCACGACGGTTTTGCCATGTACGATTGCGGCTTTTCTCCGTGGTGCGCTGTGAAGATGGGGCCAAAGCGCGATGTCATCGGCGAACTTGCGGCATCCGTGCGCAAGCAAGGCCTGGTGTTCGGGCTCTCGAGCCATCGCGCCGAACATTGGTGGTTTTTCGATGGCGGCCGCAAGTTCGATTCGGACGTGCAGGACCCGCAATACGCCGGATTGTATGGTCCGGCCCAGCCGGAGAAAGAAAGCACGCCCGACGCCGCGTTCCTGGACGACTGGCTTGCTCGCTGCACGGAGCTGGTGGACAAGTACCAGCCCCAGTTGTTCTGGTTCGACTGGTGGATCGAGCAGCCGGTCTTCGAGCCGTACCGCCAACGGTTCGCCGCGTATTACTACAATCGCGGCGCCGAATGGGGGCGAGGCGTCGCGATCAACTTCAAGAACGCGTCGTTTCCGCCGGGGGCCGCGGTGTGGGACATAGAGCGGGGTCAGCTGGACGACCTGCGCGCGGACTTCTGGCAGACTGACACGTCGATCTCCAAGAATTCGTGGGGTTTCGTGCGGAAACAATTCTACAAGACCGCCGGAGCCATCATCGGCGACCTCGTCGATATCGTGAGCAAGAATGGCGCGCTGCTGCTTAACATCGGACCCCGGCCCGATGGTACCATTCCGGAAGAAGAGCAGGAAATCCTTCGCGAGATCGGGCGCTGGCTTGAAGTCAATGGCGAGGCTATTTACGGCACGCGGCCATGGAAGATTTTCGGCGAAGGCCCCACGAATATCGTGGGCGGCTCTTTCAACGATACGCGGCGCAAGGCCTTCACGGCCCGCGACATCCGGTTTACAGCGAAAGGCGGTGCGCTTTACGCCATCTTCCTCGCCTGGCCCGAACAGGGGCGCGTGCGCGTGAAGTCCCTTGGCGCGGGCAATGACTTGAGGCCGGACACAATCGAGCGCGTCGAGTTGCTCGGGCATGACGAGCCGCTGGAATTCAGGCGCGCCCATTCGGCGCTGGTCGTCACCTTGCCGGAGCGCCCGCCGTGTCAACACGCTTACGTCCTGAAGATTACAGGGGCGGGAGGCGTCTCGGGGGAAACCCGATAGCCCCGCAGACAGCGGCGCGATTCATGGAGACGCCGCGCCGCCGGGCAGGTGCGGGCGTAGCAGGCCCGTCCATAGTTCGTAGCCCTGCGGGCTCATGTGGAGTTCATCGGGCGCAAAGAATTCCTTGCGCGGTCGTCCTGTTTCGTCGAGCATGGGCGTCTCCGTGTCAATAAACACGGCGCCGTTCATGCCCCCAATGTGCTCGCGCAGCATCTTGTTCAAGACACGCTGCGCCTCGATCAGGCTCCACCGCGCCGGGCTGGGCTTGACGCCCAGCACGACGACGCGTGTTTCCGGCAGCTGTTCCGCCACGAGCGCGATGAACTTCTTGTATTCCTCGAAAACGGCGTTTGGCGTCTTGCCCGACGCGAGGTCGTTGTCGCCCGAGTAGAGCACAATGACGCCGGGCTTATACGGCAGCACGATGCGCCCGGCGAATTCGTTGACGTCGCTCATCTGCGAGCCGCCGAAACCGCGGTTCAGCGCCGGCAGACCTGGAAAGTATTGCTTCAGGTCCCACAGGCGGATGGTGGAACTGCCGACAAACAATGCACTCCCTCCCGTCGGCGGCGCCTGCGCGTCTTCTGCTTCAAACGCGCGGATGGCTTTCTCCCACTTGGACGGCGCCGCAGCCGGCTCCTGCGCGCCGGCAATCAACGCGCCAAATAGAATGAGTTCGAACAGGCTTGCGGTTCGCACCATGACATGCGTCTCCTGTCTTATGCGCGCCACGGAAATGAAGATGTCAATGAAGGAGCCAGACCTATGGCGCCTGCGTCTCGCAGGGGCAAGGCGTGCCTCGCCCCCGCAAATGGCGTGAATTACGTCTTGAGACAGCGTCCAGTATCATGACTCCGGCCACGGCGGCACTTGCGCCGATGCTTCGCGGATATCGTCACCGGATACGATCACGATGACGACATTGTCGCCCGAGCGTGTTTCCGCGGACTGGATCGAGCGGAACACGCCTATCCCGACGAAGGCGCCGTCGAGCGTGAACGCCGGGGAACAGACCACGGCGCGCGCGCGGTGTTCACCGAGGATGTAGAACGTGCGCGGCTTGTCGACGATGGTCTCAACCCGTTCCACGAGCACGCTATGCGCGCGCCGGGCCACCTGGCCGAGCTGCGCGAGGATGACCAGTTCATCGAGCAGTTGCGGCTTGCCGGTCTTCTGCAGGTCCACGAACGGCATGGGCGCGGCGGGCTTGACGACCGGGCGCACAAACGCGAGGTCCAGGTCGCCGTCGCGCAGAACGACTTCCGCGTCCAGTTCCGAGCCGTCCGGGAGGATCATCTTCATGCTCGTGACTTTTGTCACGACGTCCTGTTGTTCGCGGTCGAGCCGGGCCATCAGCCCGCTCGGGTCCACGCTGCTGAGCGAAAGCACCGCCAGACCGGCCGGGTCGATAACCGTGCCGTTGGCCTCGCTCTCATGTTCTTGGGGATTGCCGCCCATCGACATGCTCAACACTGTGCGAATCGTGATGACCGTATTCTTGTACTGGTCGAAGACGGCCCGCCCTTTTTCCGCCGTCTCAT comes from Candidatus Hydrogenedentota bacterium and encodes:
- the hemB gene encoding porphobilinogen synthase codes for the protein ADDLIMPLFVRPGSGVRNPIASMPGQFQWSVDTLTEEARAISDAGVPGIILFGIPAHKDAAGSAAYADDAIVCRAIEAVKRARPELCVISDVCLCEYTDHGHCGIVAENRDGKPDVANDPTLELLVREALAHARAGVDMVAPSDMMDGRVAVIRAALDDHGFDAIPIMAYSAKFASVFYGPFRDAAESPPQFGDRRSYQMDPPNLQEAMREIEEDIDEGADIVMVKPALAYLDVIRRAADLFPLPIAAYSVSGEYAMVEAAAANGWLERERAILEVLTSIRRAGAKLILTYWAKEAAAWLR
- the hemL gene encoding glutamate-1-semialdehyde 2,1-aminomutase, which encodes MRRNVSNQLWREANRVLVGGVNSPVRAFKGVGGDPFFVKSGKGAVITDADGNELVDYVLSWGPLVLGHAHPEVVEAVTKALEHGSSFGIPTEAETRLAEKVIEHVPSIERLRLVNSGTEATMSALRLARGHTGRDLVVKMEGCYHGHVDSLLVKAGSGLTTLGTPTSPGIPAAHAASTLTIPYNDLDAARAVFSEHGANIACLIVEPVAGNMGVVLPEPGYLEGLRAITAEHGALLIFDEVMTGFRVALGGAQERYDITPDLTTLGKVIGGGLPVGAYGGPAGIMDRLSPVGPVYQAGTLSGNPLATAAGLATLSVLERPGVVESIERKLAMLCDGLGEIAEEAGVPVCQTRAGSMACMFFHDGPVRNYAEATASDTQRYARFFWGMLERGVYFAPSQFEAAFMSSAHDDAVLDRTLEAARQVFAAL
- a CDS encoding alpha-L-fucosidase, which codes for MGQESGQAYEEAVGRALQNADAVVAKGPFAPTWDSLEAYEPPAWYVDGKFGIFIHWGVYSVPGFGNEWYPREMYREGSAAFKHHVATYGPQAQFGYKDFIPLFTAEKFDAGAWADLFRCAGAKFVVPVAEHHDGFAMYDCGFSPWCAVKMGPKRDVIGELAASVRKQGLVFGLSSHRAEHWWFFDGGRKFDSDVQDPQYAGLYGPAQPEKESTPDAAFLDDWLARCTELVDKYQPQLFWFDWWIEQPVFEPYRQRFAAYYYNRGAEWGRGVAINFKNASFPPGAAVWDIERGQLDDLRADFWQTDTSISKNSWGFVRKQFYKTAGAIIGDLVDIVSKNGALLLNIGPRPDGTIPEEEQEILREIGRWLEVNGEAIYGTRPWKIFGEGPTNIVGGSFNDTRRKAFTARDIRFTAKGGALYAIFLAWPEQGRVRVKSLGAGNDLRPDTIERVELLGHDEPLEFRRAHSALVVTLPERPPCQHAYVLKITGAGGVSGETR